TGTCTACGACCTGTGCTTCGGGGACAAGAAGAAGTTCTATCTGAGCTACCCGATCACTGTGCTGGAAGATACCCCTGAGGAGCTGGATCGCATCCGTTCCTCTGTGGATCGCTTGCGCAAGACCTTCATCTGTTTTGACCCACTCTACATCAAAGATATGACGCTGGTGCGGGAGCTGGAGAAGATGGATCAGGAGGCGCGCATTGCGGATATTGACAGCCGGATGATCGAGCAGATCAAAATGCGCACGGTGGACCGGGATTACCAGTTCATCCGCCAGAGCGACTTCGTGGTGGTCATGTATCCCACCGAGAAGCTCTCACCCGGCGTGCTTTCGGAGATGAACTTCGCATACCGGTATAACAAGCCGGTCTATGCGTATTTCCCTCACGCCCGCAGCCCGTTCTTCGAGACGCTCTGCGACCGGATCTTCGACCGCGTGGAGGATCTGGAGGAGTTCCTCATCTCGGGCGGGGCCGGAAGCCGGTAATCGCCGGGGCAGGGAAAACGGCACGCGATGGCCAAGAAGGCGCTTGTGCGGGCTTCATCCGGCGGAGCCAGCCGGCATACAGCATTCCAGGAGGTCAGACGGATTGACGAAAGATAGCATTGCGCCCATTGAAGGGTCCTGGGCGCTGATACTCGGGGCGTCCAGCGGATTCGGCGAGGCCGCCAGCATTGCACTGGCGCGGGATCTGAAGATGAATATCTTCGGCGTGCATCTGGATCGCCGCGCGACGTACGATAACGTGGAGCGTATCAAAGCGGCCATCCAGGAGACCGGCAGCCGTGCGGTATTCTTCAATGTGAACGCCGCAGACGAGGAGAAGCGCCAGTCGGTCATCGAGAGCATTCGCCAGGAGCTGGACGGGGCCGAGGAGGGTAAGAAGATCCGCGTGCTTCTGCACTCCCTGGCTTTCGGAACGCTGAAGCCCTACATAGCCGACAGGCCGGAGGACGCCATCAACCGGGCAGCGATGGACATGACCGTTGACGTCATGGCGCACAGTCTGGTCTACTGGGTGCAGGATCTCATTCGTAATAATCTGTTCAGCCGGGGCGGGCGCGTGTTCGGGATGACCAGCGCGGGGGACTATCACGCATGGAAGGCTTACGGCGCGGTCTCGGCCGCCAAATGCGCGCTGGAGTCCCACATCCGCCAGCTGACCCTGGAACTGGCTCCGTTCGGCATCACGGCTAACTCCATCCGCGCCGGAGTCACGGACACCCCCGCACTCCGCAAGATCCCCGGGAACGAAAGGATGATTTCGGAGGCGCTGCGGCGCAACCCCAACGGACGGCTGACTACGCCGGAGGACGTGGCCGGCGCCATCGTCTGCCTGTCCCGCCCGGAGGCGCAATGGATCACGGGGAATGTGATCGGCGTAGACGGCGGGGAGTTCGTCACGGACTGACGGACAGACCTGCGGGCGCGGCCGCCG
The sequence above is drawn from the Armatimonadota bacterium genome and encodes:
- a CDS encoding short-chain dehydrogenase, with product MTKDSIAPIEGSWALILGASSGFGEAASIALARDLKMNIFGVHLDRRATYDNVERIKAAIQETGSRAVFFNVNAADEEKRQSVIESIRQELDGAEEGKKIRVLLHSLAFGTLKPYIADRPEDAINRAAMDMTVDVMAHSLVYWVQDLIRNNLFSRGGRVFGMTSAGDYHAWKAYGAVSAAKCALESHIRQLTLELAPFGITANSIRAGVTDTPALRKIPGNERMISEALRRNPNGRLTTPEDVAGAIVCLSRPEAQWITGNVIGVDGGEFVTD